The following is a genomic window from Fulvia fulva chromosome 9, complete sequence.
TCAGAAAATGTCACAGCTCACTAGATTCTTCCAGTCTCCTCTCAGACTACAACAATCCAGTTGAGACCAACACTACCCATCCGAGTTCCTACCATGGCAATGACCGACAAGAAGCCAGGAAATGCCGACAAAGAGAAGCAGTATGCGACCATCCGCGACTTACCAGAAGAGATGCTCGAGCAATGCTGCAAGTATTCCGCCGTCCAGTCGCTCAAGGCATTGCGCTTGACGTACAAGAAGATACTGCCAGCGGCCACAAAGCAACTCTTCCGCCACGTTGAAGTGATGCCGACAGAGTAGAGCACCGCCAGATGCGAGCTTTTGCGGTCTTGCAAGGAGTTAAAGAGCTATGTCAAGTCCGTCGCCATCCATACCTCACTCAATCCGACCGCACATCCCGACAACAACCACAATGGTGCAGACTATGACGAGTGGGGCGAAGAGAGTAATTTGTCTGAAGACTTCGAGGATGTGTTGCTCCAACTCGGCAAGTTCAGCAATCTCAACACTGTGCAATGGCATGCGTTGGACTCGAGGATGACATGGATGATGCTCCCGAGACACATGCATTTCGCACTGCTGTCTTGATGAGTCTCGTCAAGGGTTTACGTCACACTGATCATTCAGCGACTAAGCTTCGCCACCTCACCATAAAGAACATGCAGAATGTGATTCCGGAGGAACTGGTAGCGATGCTTGAATTCAAAAACATCCTATCCAGTCTCGAATCACTCGGCCTCGAGATCACCACGGAGTTCCACAACGCTGCTCCAGAGTGCAACATAGACTTTCCAGAAGTTTACCAGTTCTTCGCCATTGACCTCAAGAAGCAAATCCTTCATCCAGTGAGCTCGAACCTACGTCACCTAAACCTCTGTACTGCTGAGATGGAGTGGGGTTTCCGTCCGCCCTTCGACCCTCGAGGCTTGCATTTCCCGAAGCTCGTGTCCCTCGCTCTCGGCAAAGTCATGTTCGCCTATGATTGGCAGCTCGACTGGATCATCGGCCACGACAAGACGCTTGAAGTCTTGGCGCTCACGGACTGTATGATACTAGCAGTGGGCGATCCGGAAGAAGGAATCGAGAACCCGTCGAGCCCGGATGAGCGAAACCGGTGGGTGTACAACAGACGCTGGCATGAGTACTTTAGCAGACTTCAGCACGGATTGCCACTGCTCAAGCGATTCATCATGCATGATAGCTCGAGCGAATTCAAGTTCGAGGGCCTCCAAGGCCTCGAAGCTCTATACCGCTCAAGTGCTGAGCTAAGTACAGGCAGATACGGTCTCTGGGCTGATCTGTCGGTATACAAACCAGTGCACACAAAGCGAGGACCAATATGGGATCATAACGCTGACGAGGAAAACGGGCCAACGTCGCGTATTTGCTACGTGGAAGAGAAGGAAGCACTTGATGGACTTCTCGAGGCGATTCAAGTTCGGCGCGGCTGCTAGACATCCTGATCAGAGAGAAGTAGTGCTAAAGTTCTCACACAAATGACTACTCCCATTTGACGCATGTACTTGATGGAAGCAAGAAGACACAAAGAGGCTCCAGAAGTGAGGCTGGAAATGGAGGGATGACTTGTGCAAAGAATGCAGGGAAGATACAGGAAATATGCCTCTTGTATGAACACTTTTGTGCATTAGAAGTTATGCTAATGTACAGATCTCATGCTTCGTATACTCGTCAGAAACCTTGAACTCCTCCGCTTATGCCATGTTGTATTCTGCTATGCTGAAAGAATCGATCCACCTCAAAATGGCATTACCATATCAGTGGAGTTGTGTCACGCTCATCATTGATTTACTCAATGTTGATACGCTTGCTGGTAGGAGCCTGAGCCTTTGGAACAGTGATGCTCAAAATACCATCCTTCAAACTAGCCTTGACCGCATCCTGGTCGACACGAGTCGGGAAAGAGAAAGTGCGTGCGAACTCTCCAACTGAACGCTCAGAGACCCAGTATCGGCTGTGTTGCTTCTGTTCGCCTTGAGACTTCTGGACTTGGGTGTTCTTGCTGTTGTTCTGGGCTCCCTCTTCCTCGACCGAAGGCTTGTGGTAGTTGTCCTTGTGCTCGCCCTCAGTCAGCTTGCCCTGCTCCTGGACACCCTCGATGAAGCCAGATGGACGCTCGCCCTCCTCGCGGCTGTGCTCAGAGCGGCCTTTGATGGTGAGGGTTTGTGCGTCTGTGAACTCGATGTTGATGTTCTTCTGCTCGATTCCCGGCAGTTCACCATGCAGCTCGTAGGAATCTTTGTTCTCCTTAACGTCGAACTTGGGTGTGAAGGTCCTCAAGCTGGAGGGGAAGCCAGAGGAGAGTGTGCCGTTACCGGAGCCGCCGCCACGACGCTGGACGTGGTTGGCGTAATCGTCCATCAACTGGAACATGGGAGCGAACTCGTTGTTGATGAAGCGTGGGAAGAGAGACATCTTGTTTGTTGTTGTGGTGTAAGGTCGGGTTGCGTTGATGACTTGAGGTAGTCGGTTGTTGGCGATGCGGATGGCTTGCATGTAATCGATTGCTTTGTTGTTCTTGTTGTCTGGATGATCGATACAATGCTGTAGTAGTTCGAGACATCTTTATATCTTTGTCGAGACAGCTTCGAACGTTCCAGTAAGCAGCGTGGCGTGCTTGATCACATGCTTGCAGCCTCAGGCTTCGAGATCGTTCCAGCAATTTCTGCCAAGACTCAGAGAGTCACGTGAACGAGCATCACGTGGCATCTCTCTCTCTTGTCGAGCCAATGTTCTTTGCAAAGTGAGGCGCTCCTTGTGGTTGCACACTGGACCTCTCGATCTGCGGTAGGATCGTGCACTTTCTTCCTTGATTCGCTCGAGCCCATGTTCGGCGCATACGGCATCGGACATCGATTGGCTGTAGAGACGTCTCGAAAATGGCTGCAGAATGCACTAAGATCTGTGCGACCATGCCACATGGCTCTGTGAACTTCAACGTCGAATCTCGTTTGCTCTTGATGTCTTTTCCCGCCACGCGATCCCACCAAGCGAGCACAGCTACGTGGCAGCCAGGTACACCTGCAATATAAACGAGACATTACAGGAAGCTAGATACCACCCTTACAAGAAGCGAATGGCTCCGTCTGGCCGCAATATAACCCAGTGCACGCCTCCACCTGCGAAGAATGCTGAGAACAGCTAGTTGCGCCGGAAAGAGCGCCTCTGCCCGCACCCTGCATGGCCGGCACTTGTCAATGCAACGGTCCATGCAAGCTCAATCGCAGCGGCGTGGTTTTGTGCGGCGCGAATGCAAGGTACTGGAGCATTGACCAAGGGCGAGCGAAGCTTGTTCAGACGTCTGCTCGTCGAACGATACCGTCTCTGCAGTATGGCCAGCTGTTTGACCGTGAGGTCGTGTGTTCTGGCAGATCTCCAGACATTGAGATAAGAGTATGTCGTCAGAAACGCCGTCGTAAGTCGTCGATGCACAAGAAATGAGATTAATAGTCCACAGGTGCCGGGTATCGCGAGCTAGCCGCTCGGTATTGATCTGGGTATTTTTGAGCTGCTCGCGCGTTCAGTGCACTGCAAAAACGTTAGCAAACATTCACGTACTACACCAAGTGCAACAAACGTACTGTACTTTCTTCTGAGTCCACTCCAGATCACGTTGTACATCTTTCGCCGCCTTCATGCCCTCCGCAAAGTTCGCTCGCGTTTTCGCCAGCCGTGCCCTCGCTTGAGCTTGCAAAGCAAGAAGTTCGCGATTCTTCGCATTGAGCTCCCCAGACCTGTGTCGTGGTTAGTCGTGGTGTCGTTGTAAAGTGCTGTTGGCCACTTACATTTGCGCCTGTCTCGCCAGATTCTTGTCGAGCGGTACTGGATCGTATGCTTGCGAGAGTCGGTCATTCATATAGTCGAGGAGATCGACACTCGTGGCGCCGCTCGACGACTCGTAGTCGCTGCCCCCATATTGACTTGAAGCTGCCGAGTACAGTCCCGCGCCAGTTGAAGACACGCTTTCGGGTCTTTCAGGCGGCGAGGCAGAGAGTTGGCTGTATGCTGACGAGTTGCGGTTGTGACGAGGAGCATAAGGGTTCTGCGGTGTCTTGCCGGGCACGTTGACTGGAAGTGAGCCCGTCGGCTGGTATGGGTAGTAAGCTGTAGACATCCTTGCTGGTGTGATGCTGGATACTGGTAGACAGTAAGGTGTTGCAGTCAGCCAGGAGGGTGATGATCAGCAAGTGTTCAACAGAATGTGGGAGAAGGGAAGCAAGATGAGCAGACTCTCGTGTCACCGTTTTATACCTGAGCGGTACATGATGGACAGGCATAGCTACCGTCAATGTCAGCGAGCACACCATGATTCCGCGCCGATGGCATGAGTTGGCGCCTCTTGAGCATGCATCTCGTGCCGCCGGGACATGGTGGTGGTCGAATGGCATGCTGAGGTGTGAGTGAATATCGCCGATGCTTCCGAGCATGGCAAAATCTAGACAAACATTGACGGCCGCGATTGGCGTTCCCGCAAAACTAGAAGTTAGCTGCATGCCCATACCAGAGCGATTCTGTGGATGGTACTTTCGGTGCGGCCCTTGGTGGGTCATGTCGAATATGACCACTCGGCTCATGCTTCGAGTGAGGAGATTGATACCACAGCTCCATGCAGCTACAGGTATGCTCTGAGGCGATCACCCTCCACTAGCCAGACAAGGCATACGCCGTGTGCCCGCGGTTGAGGAGAGCAAGCCATCCATGTCCAATGCTTACGCCTGGTGGTGCGAATGGAAGGGTGGCATTGTGAGGGAGCGAGAGAGCGCTGGGATGGCCGGCGTGCGGCGAAAAAGCAAGGGGCGGCAATTACGTCTGTTGAATGGCGCTGACGGCGGCACGGCATGACCGTCAGGCAGGTCGTGGAGCTGTCAAGCGGCGCCAGAACCATGTGCGCTGGCTACACCGCAGATGTCGTGAAAGAAGCGTGCGCGCTGTGCAATGCTCGGGAGACGTGAGACGTGAAGCTGCCCGCCAAGCCCGCTTCGCTAGTCGGTCTTCTCATTGGCCGAGCTGCGACCACCAAAAGTCGTGGCACCGGGGCCAAAACGCCCGGCCGAGGCTCTTTGAAACTTCCGCCCATGCCTTTGCATCCTATTTGCACTGCAACAACTCTCGACTCACTTTTACCATTGTCCATTCACTTCACCGCCAGAACGACATCATCCCGAAACATCACCTGTGGTCATCGCGGGTGCTGCCGCCGCCTCCCAGCACACGACTTTTGTGCTTGCAGGCCTGGCTCCAGATTGGGCTCCCACGCGCTGCGGCCTTCCGTCAGGCATCACTGCACGTTCAACGACGACGTGGCCGTATTTTCAACCACGGCTCCCTCTTCATGTGCAACGCAATCATCGCTAGCGTGAGTGCATAAGGAATAGGGATTGCCTCTGGTTTGCATACCTCCATGCCTTTTGCCTCCTCTTCGTCCCTGCCAACGGCCGAGCGTTCGCCTGATGCCACAGAGCTGTGGCCGTCTCGTAGGAGCGAGTATTGCCAGTCGTCCTTCCAGTCATTCCGTATCAGACATTCACTTGCCTAATACAGCACGTGATCTGCACCTGCCTTCCGAATGTGGAAGTGTCTAGACACTGACTATCATTATGCCCAAGGCAGTACAACGGCATTGCTTCACACACCTCAACCTGGTCGGCTCTCTTCGATATTCGCAGCATGAGAGATGACTGGCCAGCAGCAAGTACCCGCGGGCAGTGACCCAGTTCTCGTCTGACATGAGGACGTTGACCGCACCATCTGCAGATTCCCATGCCACGACAAGCTGGAAGCGACCCGGCATAGAGCACGAGGAACCTCTACGTTGGCAGATCCGCTCTGTGGTACCGCAGTTCCGGAGTGTCGGCGGCAACGAGGTTCGCTTTCAGTCCAACGGTTGTTGAGAATTGCTGGCACCGAGAAGCAGACCATCGCGAGATCGAACAGGAAAGTAGAGCCTCAGGTCTTTTTGGCAGCATCACGTGGGAAGTGTTACTTACCATCTTCCGACCGAGGCTCTCCGTGACGACCCAGCTCAAGGATCATGGCTGACTGCAGTATTCTGTCCCAGGAAGTGGGAATGCGCTTTCTACTTTCGATGATATTCTGCTCCTGATGGCCTTCAGTGACGGCAACGCGTACATTTCTGCATATGAAAGGCACTCGTGCAGCTGGAAGCGATGCCGAGCGAGAAAACCGGTCTGGAGTGGCGTTTGCCGCGAGGACGCGATAGAATGTCATAATTACGATCCCCATACGCCGATCCGATCCGGTCAACGAGTGCGTATGTTCAAGAATTTGATGAACAGCTCCAGGCGGACCATTCGAGATTATCCCAGTGCTTTGTGAAGACTCGCAGGAATTGCAAAGGCTCCCCACATCCTGAGTCTCGGTGGACAGGTCACAGTGACCTGAGATCTGCCGGACTGTGTCTGTCACCAGCTGAGGATCTGCCATTCAGTCGTTACAGCAACTAACACCACTGAATCTGAGCTGACCAAAACCCTTGACCATGGTGCGCAATGTGGGTTTAGACAGAGAAAAGGACGAAAAAGCAGCATTATTTCACATTTGCGTGGTTCTCCTGAAGAACTGCCTCTTCCAAAAGCCCCTCAAATACGCCCATCCACCTATCGTTGATATCCGCGTTATGCTGCTGATAAGCTTCCAGCCCCTGTACAATATACGCGGCGTTTGACATCATCCATCCTGCGACCTCCCCTACTGCCGGAGCCTGACGATGTGCAGCGTGCAAGATCCTCTCAACATACCGCCCAAGGGTCGAAGCTGCCTCTGTCATCCACGAAAGTGCCGCTGGTCTCTTCTCCCACTTCTCGAACCCTGGACTGGGCCGGTGTAGGCCCGAGAGAACCGGGAATTGAGCTACCATCTCGATAGGTGCGGCAATCACTCCGTCGAGGTCTATCACGCCGACGATCTCGAAGTTGTCGTTCACGAGCACGTTGTGGATGCCGAAGTCGCGGTTGACGAGGTGGAAGTGCTTTTGATTGGGCTTGCTTTGGAGCTTCATCAGCTCTGGGAAGAGACGTGGCAGGTTGAACGAATCTCGTTGTTGGAGTTCGGAGGCACTCGGTGATGTCTTCGCTGATTCAACTGCGTGCGTTGCGACGTCTTGGTAGTATTCATCTGGGGTGCTCCATGGACCTTTACCAGTGATGACCTCTGGACCGATGGAGAAGGCCTCACCCTCCCGGTGCAGGCTGCCGATGCTGGAGAAGTGACAGCTTGCGAGCTCGACTTGGATCTCGGCCATACGCTGCCAGAAGCGCTCGGTCTGCTCGGAAGTGCCCATCAACGGCCACTCGCAGCCTTTTGCATCTCGAAGCTCCGCTGCTGTGCTGCCGTGAATGTAGCTCATCAACATGAAAGGAGCCCCAACCTCGCTTTCTGCGCTTAGACTGTGGCTGTAGACTTCGGGCACTGGGATGCTTGTGCGCTTCCTATCAGGCCGCGTTAGCTGAATGTCTTCGACAGAACGGCACTACTCACTTCAGGTACTTCATCGTAGCGATCTCCACCTCCATTGACTTCTCTGCCCCAAGAGCTTCGCGCTCTTCCGACATGCCCTCCAGTAACGGCAGCCTCACTCGCGCGATCCAATCCACGCCATCTGAGAATTCGAGTTTCCGGACAACATTGAAGTGACCACAAGAGTACTTCCCACTGAGCTTGCAGCTTGTGCCATCGCGCAGTCTTGATGCAATTACGAGCAGTGCGTCCCAATTCACAGACTTCACCAGCTCCTCCACTATGGTGTGGAATCGACCACCTTCTTCATAGTTGCCAGGTCCGATCCAAGACTCGCTGCCGATTGACGCCATGATGTTTGACGCTGGAGTCACGTTGATAATCAAGATCGGGAAAATGTGAAATACCCGCTCTGTGGAAGAATGTGTTCTCTGTTCAGAGCTGCACAGTGCATACATGCGTCAAGAGCAGCCTTTGTCTTAGCTGCATGCTACGAGCTTGAATGTCTACGGTCACATTACACCTGCCGCCGCGATCACTTTGCAAAGGCCCATTATACAAGATTCCGACCGACATTACTGCTGTCCAACCTGAACTCTGTCGAGTATCTACAGCACCACACACCATACAGAACGAACCAGCGACGAGAGCGACAGTCAAGCGTTGCGAGAAGTCTATGGCTACTACACCAGGTTCAACACTTCCATGATGTCCTTTTGCTCATTCCGGCTGGTACAAAGCCGACCCAGTAGCCGCCTGATGAAATCGGTACAAGCCTTGCACAATCCCCGCCTCCGTCGATGTGAAAGACTCCACAAGCTCACCCAACTCAGCACCCCCAATCCGACTGACAGCATCCTGAAGACGAGCGATATACATTCCAATAGCCTCCTCATTACCCTCTTCAGCATCTTCAGCCTCTCCCTCGTCTCCAAAGCCCGGCAATGGCAGATCCAAACCAGAAAACCTCGGCATCTGCGCCACCATCTCAACGGGAGCTGCCATGACACCATCAAGATCAATCAGACCGACGATCTCGAAGGCGTCGTTGACGAGAAGATTGTGGATGCCGAAGTCGCGGTTCGTCAGGCGAAAGGGACGTTCCTTGCTGAACATCTGAATGAGGGCTGGGAAGTTGGCGAATTGAGGTGGCAGTTGGAATGGTTCTGCTTCGTCTCCCtcttcgtcgtcgtcgtcgtcctGACCAGCGGCGGCAGTGCCAGCGGCCATGCCATTCTGCAAGTAGTGTTGAGCCAGGTCAG
Proteins encoded in this region:
- a CDS encoding heat shock protein; protein product: MQAIRIANNRLPQVINATRPYTTTTNKMSLFPRFINNEFAPMFQLMDDYANHVQRRGGGSGNGTLSSGFPSSLRTFTPKFDVKENKDSYELHGELPGIEQKNINIEFTDAQTLTIKGRSEHSREEGERPSGFIEGVQEQGKLTEGEHKDNYHKPSVEEEGAQNNSKNTQVQKSQGEQKQHSRYWVSERSVGEFARTFSFPTRVDQDAVKASLKDGILSITVPKAQAPTSKRINIE